DNA from Tripterygium wilfordii isolate XIE 37 chromosome 15, ASM1340144v1, whole genome shotgun sequence:
ATCACTGATTGATAAGATTTTTAAGAATGAAAATTAGGAAGTACCTTTGGTAATATGACTCTAGCTTTGCTTTGATGACAATCTGTAGATTTATCCTAAAGCATGAACTCTTCAGCTCCTCTCCAGGTTCCAGTTGTTGATGGCTATTCATTCCCTCATCTTACGAAGCGAATGAATGTAGCTGGACGGCACATTACTTCCTATCTTGTTGATTTACTGTCAAGAAGAGGGTGAGCATCAATTATCCTTTTCAAGGAGTAACTTAGTGGGTTCAATCTGGTGAATCTAAGTTTGCTTTGTGAATATTCAGTTGTATGGAAtatgtcttttgttttttgtaggTATGCTATGAATAGGACTGCTAATTTTGAAACAGTTAGAGAAATCAAAGAGAAGCTTTGCTATATCAGGTGAAATGACAATGTCATATAATCTTATAATCTTAACATTGCATAACAcagtataatattttttttctctgtgcAGTTATGATTACAAGAGGGAATATCAGTTGGGACTTGAGACCACTATCCTTGTCAAAAATTATACTGTGCGCTAATTCTCCTAGCATATTCTTAATCTTATCATAGTCTTTTTTGCACGAATGCTTGTTTTTATCATACTTTGAGCTATTGTTTCTGAGAAGAAGCACAACTAGGGTTGAAAAAGCATTAGTTGCCCTTTGTTTGCAATTTATGTTACCCATTCATCCTGttgcatatttttttataatgccAATAACATTACTTCACTTCTTGTTGATACTGGGTTTACATTGTTTGGTTTCCTGTTTTTTAGGATACCACATATAGTTAATCTAATAATGATTTACTGGGAAATGGTATTAAATCAGCTGCCAGATGGAAGGGTGATCAAGGTTGGTACTGAACGTTTCCAGGCCCCTGAGGCTCTCTTTACACCGGTAAGCTTGTACTTTTATTTTATGCATCCTCTATGTTATAGATTTTATATGTTGTATATTTTCTGTGGCCATCGCTGTTGGTCATTGGCGTTTTTGTTGCTTTGATGGTAGCAAGTATGTTTcatcaatttttattaatttgtctGGAAAAACCCCAATACTTTGCTATAGTTAGATCTGTATTTATGTCAAGCCAACTGTAATGGACTGCCAATATAATGTACCGTGGCTGCTCAGGTTGTTTCTATCTTTACTCTAGAACCAGTTAGGAAATATGATTCCCTAACAACATGACTCTGTGGTTACAATGAAAATCAGTGTGACAATGAATGATAAGTAGTGAGGTTCTTTTTGCAGGAACTCATTGATGTCGAAGGGGATGGAATGGCTGACATGGTTTTCCGCTGTATTCAGGAAATGGATATTGACAATAGAATGATGGTACTATGACTATTTCTTGAGTAAATTGCTTGTGTCATTTTTATTAAACTGGTGAAGTTTAATTATGCGTTTGATATGTTGGGCAGACTGTGTTTAATGTCATATGTTCAACAAGAGATGCATCTTTAAGCAAGTAAAGATCCCTTGGTATAGGAGCACCACTGGTTCAGCAGTTGGCTCCTCATTGTACTGCCCCAAGTACACGGACTCAAATCTCCCATCCCtgagaacaaaaaaagaaaaggaaaagagaaaaaaatgtaaCAAACAACCAATTGGTGTATTTCCTTATAACATAACAGGCGGTCGTGCATGGATCTATATTTCATGGCATACTTATTCGATTGACAATTAAGCTTTTAATTAACAAATAAGTTACTATATCTGGCTGGTCTGATCTGGTCTCTAGATCATTCAGTGTCAACAAGTTGCATTTCTTATATGTATTTACCAGTTACTCCTCTTTATGCTTCAGCTATTATGATTTCAAAATCTTTTGTCTAGATTACCCATGATGGCTCACATGGTTGGAATTGGGGTTGAGCTATTTTATGATTCACAGTAATAAAATTGTTTAATCAATTGGATCATTCTAACTGATGAGTAATCTGGCAGGCTGATACTGCTTTGGAAGTTTTCCCGGACAAATGCATTCTATTTATGATATTTTGCTTGTGATCCAGCTAGTGCTTTCTAATTCTGAATTGTAGTCTAATTTTACTTTTACAGCTCTACCAGCATATAGTTTTGAGTGGAGGGAGCACCATGTATCCTGGATTACCGAGTCGGTAATTTGTTAAaacattttctgttttctttgttctttttctttttttgtgtgcaAATAACCTAtctgtcatttcaattaaacaTTATTGTGACTCTGCTTTCCGCGAAGCATATGAAAACTAGAATATTATCTTGACCGTAACATCTTCCTCAGCCTAGAGAAAGAAATACTTGACCGATATCTTTGATGTGGTGCTGAAGGGTAACAAGGATGGCTTAAAGCTGAGATCCTCTTCCTGTATAAATGCTTTTGTTATGATACATGCTAATGAAACTCCACTAACCTAACATGTTTGTAGATGTTTGTCTTGTGTCAACGGAGAAAACAGGTGTGATATAtaaagaaagttaaaacttgcCGGCTTCAAATTATACTATGATCCTTATGAAATCGAAACCATATATTTCATAATATTTGGATGGTTGGGGTACTAGACACCCaaattttcttattaatttAGCTATGTAGAGCTAAGTAGTTATATTGTGATTAATTCATCGTAACTACGGCTAAAATTGAATACATATGAGTTCTATATTTACCTGAAATCTTCACCttttcttagaagttagaaAAGCACTATGCTAGTATGCTGTTTTTTCCGTCTGTAATTCCAGAATACTTTATGGCGAAAGTTGTTATGCTCCATAATTTCCTGGGTGTCCTGGGGTCTTCCATGGGTATTGGGATATGAGTGGATAAGTCGAATGATCTTTCACCCTGTACTAAAAAGAGTAGGAGTGTAAGGACATTATCTGATAGATGACCTTGTGAGTAAATCTTGGATTGTGGATGAAGATGGATaccattatatattttttttctctgtcaTGTCTTGTAAGCAGAAACTGCGCCTGCGTATTGAGGATCCTCCACGGAGAAAGCATATGGTGTACCTTGGAGGTGCAGTTCTTGCAGGAATTATGAAGGTTGATTCTCACTCTATCTCGCTCTTCTTTATATAAGAATTTGGCTTGGATATGAAATGGACAGCATTACCATTCTGAGATGGAGTGACACTTCAAACAATTTTTGGCTTTTCTTTTCCAACCGTTAAATGTTATGGGTAAAACTCATGCAGGATGCTCCCGAATTTTGGATTAGCAGAGAAGATTATCTGGAAGAAGGGGATAGCTTGCCTAAGCAAGTGTGGCCAGGCATAGATTTTGCAGTACAGATTCCATTCTTTTGTGAAAGGAAATTCAGGTATAGCTATGAGAAAAGGCGTGAATTGGCAAGGCGTACATCCTGTGCTGCTACTATAAGCACAGCGATGAGAAACAGGATTTGATACGCAATGGAGTGCTTAACTGTAAGGTGTGGGTTGTATCCTGATGAGCTGAAAACAAAACCTGAATTGACAAAACCTCTTAATTGTATTTTCATGAAACTTGAAACGTAAAGTAATGTGATTCAATATAAGAGACTGTAGGTCAGATTGAACTGCATTTTTACTTACTATTGTGAAGAGTTAAAATGTCATTTATATGGGAGATATAAGCATGAATTATGTAGATGTCGTGGGAAAATATAGGCACATGTAAATCGATGTGTAACATTGgtttgtacattttttttttttccatatgagATTCTTGTTTTCAGCATTTCTTCAACCctcaccaaaaaaagaaaagaaagaagcacTCATGCATGCATTGAACTTTTCATTGgtttctctttcaatttttccttttcttccttcCTATAGCAGCGGCTGTTCTCAAAGATTCTGCAGCCTCCTTAAAGTGGTGAGCCAAAAATGAAGTTTGTTCTTTGTCCTGGTCTCTCTCTATGGTAAGGTTTATTGGTGTCGGTCTCTGTTCACCTTCATCCATTAAGCTTTATATTATCATGCACCGTAATTAAGTCATGATAACTAGCTTTATATTATCATTAAGGAAATTTTGTGAGAGATCATTATCAACGTGAGGATTGTTGTTTCGTATAATAATTTGATTGTCTACTTATTTGGCCAAAAGGTTTTGGCGTATGGTCAACCTGAATTGGGCATCTTACTGCCTATAAAAAGAAAGGAATCGTCATCCATTGAAGTTAGGACTTCTAGTTGATCTAATAGTGATTTTTAAATCAAGCAAGCCAAAGGACTCTGTCGATGGATGGTTGATTAGAACTTCTCAAAGAATTTGGTTATTCTTTTTAGCTTACTTGGATAGACTACCAATTAAGGGACATTAGCTTTGATTATGAAAATAGTTAAAACCATGATTACGCAATCCTAATCCCATTACAATCATTTGCAAGAGGATTAGAGGAGTTCCTAATAATCAACTATGAAATGAGAAACACTAAAAAAATTAGGGCAAATGGctgatttatatttaatttgcgAAGATAGCAAGAAAGCAAATTAGGGATGCCAACCCCTACCAAACAAGCCCTCTAGTTCCTGATTTTATTCTCATGACTAGTAAGTAACCTACCCTCACCCACACTCATACAGTCATATATGTTATAGAAAAAACACTTGAGGTCAGGCATGCACCATCCCCAACCAGAAATTAACGCCTGTCCTTTTACTTTGcttaaaagattaaaacaagACAAGATGTGTAATAATTTTCTTTCcataaatgtatatttttgaaaagtggcttgaaaattaattaatgatttgGAGTAATTAAATCCAATTTGATTTTGGTGGCTTGAGTATGTAAAACATGGCTACACTACTCCGTCAGTGACCACACTATTGACTAAGCTTAATCCCAATCCAAGGCCCAGAAGGCACTAGTTCAGAATCTTTATATTATCTTGGAGTTATTAGTTAATTTTCATCAAGGGTTTTGTTTTGACAGATTGCTTTGGCTTGGCCTGGTTTTCTTAGCTACGAAAACTCCAAGCATTATCTTCTAAGTTATATATGACATATATGTTATGATCAAAAaacaagagagagggagagggagagggagagggagagagagagagatatgcCGCCTAAAAGGTTAAAGAGGAGGAAATGAGAAATGGTTGTAGAGACAAGCACTTCTTTCCTTTGGCAAATCCAAAGTCATCGGCGGTGTCACCGACGACCTTGCCTATGTCTTCTTTCTTGTCTTTCTAGCTCTACTTCTAAACCCTTATTTCCCTGTGGGCCGGCCCAAATTGTCTTTTAGTACAAAGCAGACAGGCCCACCCGTGATTGGGTTCATGTCATGAGAATCATGAAAGAGTTGACGCTTTAGTTAACGACAAAATAAGCACCCTAGAACACAGCTTTAGCTTTGTACAAGGAGATGATTCGCTCGATAAAAACGAAAGGAGATGATTCGGAGGAATATTTTCACAAACTTCCAATCACATGATATTGGATTTCGATTTTGTCTCTACTCTTCTTTCACAATCTGGACAAAATGACAAAACTCACCGGATTAAAAGAGAGAGAACGACCCTCTTCTCGCAATTTTCCCTCAAAAGTTCCCCCCTCCAAAGTCTTCCTTCCAAGTTCCAGCTTTAGCAAACCAGGTGTTCGACGAAACTCCAATACTGAGTGATCTCCCATTGTGATTGTCAAATTTTTGTGGGTTTGCTCCTAACACTGAAAATTCACAACTTTAATCTTTATTTTTCCATTGAAAGAGCTCAAAACGAGCCTTTTGGCCTCTGGGTCCCAAATATGAGCATGACCAATTCTCTTTGTGGAAGCATGGGGTCTCTCAAGAGTGAGAATTCCTGCTCCAAATTTATGCAACCAACTTCTCCAAACGGTGCAGACTCAGTTTCTGAGGCAACTTCTAATGCAAAAACTGCCGCTGCTCCTCCATCAACGGATTTGGAGCCAAATGGAGCATTAACCCCACCAAGCCTGAATTTGCCAGCCGTGAAGTTTGAGTTAGATGGAGAAGTGGAAATCAATTCACCAGACAGTTCTATATGGGAGACCTTTTTCTCTGATCATGTTGAAGGTGACTTCATGATCTCATCTCCTGTGAGAAATCAATCCCCCAGAGCTTATAATGGCAATTACTTTCATGCCCTGCAAGGGCAGAGTACTCCGACTGGGTGTTCTCCTCCTCGAAGCTTGTCTCAGCTTGGGACATTTGGCAGCATAAACCACAAAGGGAAAGGCCAGAGTCCACTTCATAAAGTCGTTAATTCTCCGAATAATAATCACTTCATGCAAATTGAGAGCCTTTCATTGCCATCTATGGATGATTTCTTGGATGATTATGATAGATCAGGAGATGGGTATGAAGGATATGGAGTTACAAAACAATTGTTTGATATGCATAGCTCAGTTGCTCCTCCTCCATCATTGTTGGATGGCTTGTCATTGCAGGGTAGCTCGAGGTTTTGTGCAGAGACATCCTCAGGAGGAGGTTCTCAACTGACTCAAGATAGGGATATTTATAACCAGACTAGCACCATTGAAACTGCACCATTGTCACAGCAACTGCAACAAGAACATCAGCAAGAGAAGAACCAACCATCAACCtcatcaacaccaccaccatctcAGCAGGTTAACCATGGCTTGATGGTGCCTCTCCCTATCGGTTCTGAACAggtgaaatttctcaaaaataataatagattGATTTTAATCCACATGTGAGTGTACTGATTAGCTaatacattaaaaaaagatCAAAATTGACATTCTCATTACCTTAATCTTTTGGGATAAATTTCACAATTTAAACAGACAAAACAAACGATTTGTTTATTGAAGGATTTAATATTCACTACATATCCAAAAGTCAATtctgatttttaattttgtttcaacAGGATCAGGACAGTGGGCTTCAACTGGTTCACCTTCTTCTAGCTTGTGCTGAAGCAGTGGCCAAGGAAGACTACATGTTAGCCAGAAGATACCTCCACCACCTCAATCGAATCGTCACACCGCTTGGCGATTCAATGCAACGAGTAGCATCTTGCTTCACAGAAGCCTTAAGTGCTCGTCTTGCTGCAACACTAACCACAAAGCCAAGTACTTCCTCGTCATCGCCAAAACCCTTCTCCCCTTTCCCACCAAACTCCCTTGAAATCCTCAAGATCTATCAAATCCTCTACCAAGCTTGTCCTTACATAAAATTCGCTCACTTCACAGCCAATCAAGCTATCTTTGAAGCCTTTGAAGCTGAGGAACGTGTACATGTTATTGACCTTGACATCCTTCAAGGCTATCAATGGCCAGCTTTTATGCAAGCATTAGCTGCTCGACCTGGTGGAGCTCCATTTCTCCGGATAACTGGAGTTGGACCCTCCATCGAATCAGTTCGAGAGACAGGCCGGTGTTTGGCAGAGCTCGCCCACTCTCTCCACGTCCCATTTGAGTTCCACCCAGTCGGGGAAGAACTTGAAGACCTTAAACCCCACATGTTTAACAGAAGAGTTGGTGAGGCTCTGGCGGTTAATTCGGTTAACCGACTCCACCGTGTTCCTAGTAACTATCTAGGGCCACTTCTTGCAATGATCCGTGACCAAGCACCAAATATAGTGACCCTAGTTGAACAAGAAGCTAATCATAATGGACCTTATTTCTTAGGCAGATTTTTAGAGGCTTTGCACTATTATTCGGCGTTTTTTGATTCACTAGATGCCACGTTTCCACCAGATTCAGCGCAGAGAGCGAAGGTGGAGCAGTATATATTTGCGCCGGAGATAAGGAACATAGTGGCATGTGAAGGGAGGGA
Protein-coding regions in this window:
- the LOC120016497 gene encoding GRAS family protein RAM1-like: MSMTNSLCGSMGSLKSENSCSKFMQPTSPNGADSVSEATSNAKTAAAPPSTDLEPNGALTPPSLNLPAVKFELDGEVEINSPDSSIWETFFSDHVEGDFMISSPVRNQSPRAYNGNYFHALQGQSTPTGCSPPRSLSQLGTFGSINHKGKGQSPLHKVVNSPNNNHFMQIESLSLPSMDDFLDDYDRSGDGYEGYGVTKQLFDMHSSVAPPPSLLDGLSLQGSSRFCAETSSGGGSQLTQDRDIYNQTSTIETAPLSQQLQQEHQQEKNQPSTSSTPPPSQQVNHGLMVPLPIGSEQDQDSGLQLVHLLLACAEAVAKEDYMLARRYLHHLNRIVTPLGDSMQRVASCFTEALSARLAATLTTKPSTSSSSPKPFSPFPPNSLEILKIYQILYQACPYIKFAHFTANQAIFEAFEAEERVHVIDLDILQGYQWPAFMQALAARPGGAPFLRITGVGPSIESVRETGRCLAELAHSLHVPFEFHPVGEELEDLKPHMFNRRVGEALAVNSVNRLHRVPSNYLGPLLAMIRDQAPNIVTLVEQEANHNGPYFLGRFLEALHYYSAFFDSLDATFPPDSAQRAKVEQYIFAPEIRNIVACEGRERTMRHERLEKWRKLMEGKGFKGVPLSANAVTQSKILLGLYSCDGYRLTEDKGCLLLGWQDRAILAASAWRC